A window of Natrinema versiforme contains these coding sequences:
- a CDS encoding FAD-binding and (Fe-S)-binding domain-containing protein, with protein sequence MAAEDSSVDATVEDRNGERRGTPLETGSDGDGGALAAGLRAACDGDVRFDEYTRVLYATDGSIYGAQPAGVVFPRDTDDIRAAMRVAADHGAPVLPRGAGSSLAGQTVGPGCVVLDLSRHMDEIRAIDPEKRTAVVQPGVVQDDLDAALEPHGLRFAPDPASSNRATIGGGIGNNSTGAHSVRYGITDAYVEECEVVLADGSLIRTRDVVLDSPEWDRIVSKDDREAEIYRTVRALVEDNAAEIEERYPDLKRSVSGYNLQKVIREGPEGNRVLNLSKLLVGAEGTLGVVVEATLSLVTRPDETALGVYCYDDLLEALAAVPDALALEASAVELMDDEVFRLAAESAEYAEYAEPIPEGTEAALMLEFDSEVVDDLPDAIAAATTDLVDGGAAFGSIEAFSPAKQDKLWKLRKAAIPLLMSMEGDPKPYPFVEDASVPPDELAEYVAGFRGILEDHDTTAAYFAHAGVGTLHIRPVLNLKAENDVEKMRAIADDVTDLVREHNGSFSGEHGDGLARTEFNPKLYGPDLWEAFQDLKSAFDPDWRLNPGKVVYRDEDPTDIREHLRYGPDYAALEPRTTLDFDDEGGFADLVELCNGCGTCRQTDGDVMCPTYRATEEEIATTRGRANLLRAAISGEIDPEELYGERFQDEVLDLCIGCKGCQRDCPTGVDLAKLKAEVKHQYHDREGTSLRERLFANVDRLAAVGSAFAPIANRATALPGARTALEKTVGIAADRTLPTFRRESLVDWFRQRGGPQVAAEDATAGVVLFPDTETNYSTPELGKAAVEVLEAANIRVAIPDLGPTGRAAYSTGMLDVAAEQGRELLADLEPYLERGWAVLFVEPSDAAMVVDEYRSLLADERVELLAANAFGVCEYVDQRRLDEDLPFAQSENADARLIFHGHCHQKARGADHHAVGVLRRAGYAVDPVDSGCCGMAGSFGYEAEHYELSKAIGSLLREELEARGVGRADGDGESIVVAPGTSCRTQVGDFEGYDRPAHPVELLARGLES encoded by the coding sequence ATGGCCGCCGAGGATAGCAGCGTCGACGCGACGGTCGAGGATCGAAACGGAGAGCGACGGGGCACACCGCTCGAGACGGGATCAGACGGTGACGGCGGGGCGCTCGCGGCCGGCCTTCGGGCCGCCTGCGACGGCGACGTGCGGTTCGACGAGTACACGCGCGTCCTCTACGCGACCGACGGAAGCATCTACGGCGCGCAACCGGCGGGCGTCGTCTTCCCGCGGGATACCGACGACATCCGTGCGGCGATGCGCGTCGCGGCCGACCACGGCGCGCCGGTTCTGCCGCGGGGGGCTGGCTCCTCGCTCGCCGGACAGACGGTCGGGCCGGGCTGTGTCGTCCTCGATCTGTCACGACATATGGACGAGATTCGGGCTATCGATCCCGAGAAACGGACCGCCGTCGTTCAGCCGGGGGTCGTCCAGGACGACCTCGACGCCGCACTCGAGCCCCACGGCCTCCGGTTCGCCCCCGATCCGGCCTCGTCGAACCGGGCGACGATCGGCGGCGGGATCGGGAACAATTCGACGGGCGCACACTCGGTACGGTACGGGATCACCGACGCCTACGTCGAGGAGTGCGAGGTCGTCCTCGCCGACGGGTCGCTGATCCGCACTCGAGACGTCGTCCTCGATAGCCCCGAATGGGACCGGATCGTCTCGAAGGACGACCGCGAGGCCGAAATCTACCGGACAGTACGCGCACTCGTCGAGGACAACGCGGCGGAGATCGAGGAGCGGTATCCGGATCTCAAGCGGAGCGTCAGCGGCTACAACCTACAGAAAGTGATCCGGGAGGGCCCCGAAGGGAACCGGGTACTCAACCTCTCGAAACTGCTCGTCGGTGCCGAAGGGACCCTCGGCGTCGTCGTCGAAGCCACGCTCTCGCTCGTGACCCGACCCGACGAGACCGCACTGGGCGTCTACTGTTACGACGACTTGCTCGAGGCGCTGGCCGCGGTCCCCGACGCCCTCGCGCTCGAGGCCAGCGCGGTCGAACTCATGGACGACGAGGTATTCCGGTTAGCCGCGGAGTCGGCGGAGTACGCCGAGTACGCGGAGCCGATTCCCGAGGGAACCGAGGCGGCGCTGATGCTCGAGTTCGATTCGGAAGTCGTCGACGACCTGCCGGACGCGATCGCGGCCGCGACGACCGATCTCGTCGACGGCGGGGCGGCGTTCGGCTCGATCGAGGCGTTCTCGCCGGCGAAACAGGACAAACTCTGGAAGCTCCGGAAAGCCGCCATCCCGCTGCTGATGAGCATGGAGGGCGATCCGAAGCCCTACCCCTTCGTGGAGGACGCGTCCGTCCCGCCCGACGAGCTGGCGGAGTACGTCGCGGGATTCCGGGGAATTCTCGAGGACCACGACACCACGGCGGCCTACTTCGCCCACGCGGGGGTCGGCACGCTCCACATTCGACCGGTCCTGAATCTCAAGGCGGAGAACGACGTCGAGAAAATGCGCGCGATCGCCGACGACGTCACGGATCTCGTCCGCGAACACAACGGCTCCTTTTCGGGCGAGCACGGCGACGGCCTCGCGCGGACGGAGTTCAACCCCAAGCTGTACGGGCCGGATCTCTGGGAGGCGTTTCAGGATCTCAAATCGGCGTTCGATCCGGACTGGCGGCTGAACCCCGGGAAGGTAGTCTACCGGGACGAGGACCCGACCGACATCCGCGAACACCTCCGCTACGGCCCGGACTACGCCGCGCTCGAGCCCCGGACGACGCTGGATTTCGACGACGAGGGCGGGTTTGCCGACCTCGTGGAACTCTGTAACGGCTGTGGCACCTGCCGGCAGACCGACGGCGACGTGATGTGTCCCACCTACCGGGCGACCGAGGAGGAGATCGCGACCACGCGGGGGCGAGCCAACCTGCTCCGGGCGGCGATCAGCGGCGAGATCGACCCCGAGGAACTCTACGGCGAGCGGTTTCAGGACGAGGTGCTCGACCTCTGTATCGGCTGCAAGGGCTGTCAGAGAGACTGTCCGACCGGAGTCGACCTCGCGAAGCTCAAGGCCGAAGTGAAACACCAGTACCACGACCGCGAGGGGACGAGCCTGCGGGAACGGTTGTTCGCGAACGTCGACCGGCTCGCCGCGGTCGGGAGCGCGTTCGCGCCGATTGCCAACCGCGCGACGGCGCTTCCGGGTGCGCGAACGGCACTCGAGAAGACCGTCGGAATCGCTGCCGATCGCACGCTGCCGACCTTCCGGCGGGAGTCGCTAGTCGATTGGTTCCGGCAGCGAGGTGGGCCACAGGTCGCCGCCGAAGACGCGACGGCCGGCGTCGTCCTCTTTCCCGACACGGAGACGAACTACTCGACCCCTGAACTCGGGAAGGCCGCCGTCGAGGTCCTCGAGGCCGCGAACATCCGCGTCGCGATTCCCGATCTGGGTCCGACCGGTCGGGCGGCCTACTCGACCGGCATGCTCGACGTAGCGGCGGAGCAGGGCCGGGAACTGCTCGCGGACCTCGAGCCGTACCTTGAGCGCGGCTGGGCGGTCCTGTTCGTCGAGCCCTCCGACGCGGCGATGGTCGTCGACGAGTACCGGAGCCTGCTCGCGGACGAGCGGGTCGAACTCCTCGCGGCGAACGCCTTCGGCGTCTGCGAGTACGTCGACCAGCGGCGGCTGGACGAGGACCTGCCGTTCGCCCAGTCCGAGAATGCGGACGCGCGATTGATCTTCCACGGCCACTGCCACCAGAAAGCCCGCGGCGCGGACCATCACGCCGTCGGCGTGCTCCGGCGGGCCGGCTACGCCGTCGACCCCGTCGACTCGGGCTGCTGTGGCATGGCGGGTAGTTTCGGCTACGAGGCCGAACACTACGAGCTCTCGAAAGCGATCGGCTCGCTGCTCCGAGAGGAACTCGAGGCCAGGGGGGTCGGACGGGCGGACGGTGACGGCGAGTCGATCGTCGTCGCGCCGGGCACCTCCTGTCGAACGCAGGTGGGCGACTTCGAGGGCTACGACCGGCCCGCCCATCCCGTCGAATTACTCGCGCGGGGACTCGAATCGTAG
- a CDS encoding RNA ligase partner protein → MPGELPRQQFVLDTSLFITEEIRRDDESLEAAVVRLLDLVATARLELNISCYVPPSIHDELATMLRERDVDEAVFSRLDTWVVRKSPDRYGVTIPANIVYNFIDEMSDRVDRGLRVSEQAIREVEQLDPEALAAEPNTDDGREEYMTDADRILSNMRDKYRRALRQGVLDSREDFDLLVLARELDAGVVTEDRGIISWADEFGLRYVRGGQFPTLLEEYLRAAGVEDET, encoded by the coding sequence ATGCCCGGGGAACTGCCGCGCCAACAGTTCGTCCTCGACACGTCGCTGTTCATCACCGAGGAGATCCGGCGGGACGACGAGTCCCTCGAGGCGGCCGTCGTCCGCCTGCTCGATCTGGTCGCGACCGCTCGGCTCGAGCTCAACATCTCCTGTTACGTGCCGCCCTCGATCCACGACGAACTCGCGACGATGTTGCGCGAACGGGATGTCGACGAGGCGGTGTTCTCGCGGCTCGATACGTGGGTCGTCCGCAAGAGTCCCGACCGGTACGGCGTCACGATTCCGGCGAACATCGTCTACAACTTCATCGACGAGATGAGCGATCGAGTCGATCGCGGGCTGCGCGTCTCCGAACAGGCGATCCGCGAGGTCGAACAGCTCGATCCCGAAGCCCTCGCGGCCGAACCGAACACCGACGACGGGCGCGAGGAGTACATGACCGACGCCGATCGGATCCTCTCGAACATGCGGGACAAGTACCGCCGGGCGCTCCGGCAGGGCGTCCTCGATTCCCGGGAGGACTTCGACCTGCTCGTTCTCGCGCGGGAACTCGACGCCGGCGTGGTCACCGAAGACCGGGGCATCATCTCGTGGGCCGACGAGTTCGGGCTGCGGTACGTCCGCGGCGGGCAGTTCCCGACGCTGCTCGAGGAGTACCTCCGAGCGGCCGGCGTCGAAGACGAGACGTAA
- a CDS encoding RNA ligase yields the protein MDREDYLDRLEATAEDPADLFEHFEQRSVAGRTHYILTAARHGVERGTVIVADTDSVVRGYPSVPRILVLDPGIPSFFEENETVAIEEKLDGFNVRIAVPDGEGSDPLAFTRSGYVCPYTTSRARDLLPLEEFFADHPEKTLCTELIGPETPYTTHDYEGVGSHEFRVFDVRVRESGDPLAVADRRSLCAEYGFSQPRQFGRAEPSAAVETVGDAIDDLETAGREGVVMKSGDGESMVKYTTASQHREELAYAFSLPFEHGRDFVFSRIVRDAFQAAEFDEDDDRLRERAHDLGESILEPMVSTIRDVADGKTIGERHTVRGDPDAIDALLEHLREQSLTIDLESDRLEDGERVIEFVKVAESSRDRIRYYLDGGTRDE from the coding sequence ATGGACCGCGAGGACTACCTCGACCGGCTCGAGGCGACCGCGGAGGACCCGGCCGATCTCTTCGAGCACTTCGAGCAGCGGTCGGTAGCCGGCCGGACGCACTACATCCTCACCGCCGCCCGCCACGGCGTCGAGCGCGGGACCGTCATCGTCGCGGACACCGACAGCGTCGTCCGAGGCTATCCGAGCGTGCCGCGGATCCTCGTGCTCGATCCCGGTATCCCCTCGTTCTTCGAAGAGAACGAGACAGTCGCGATCGAGGAGAAACTGGACGGGTTCAACGTCCGGATCGCGGTTCCCGACGGCGAGGGGAGCGACCCCCTCGCGTTCACCAGAAGCGGCTACGTCTGTCCGTACACGACCTCGCGGGCGCGCGATCTGCTCCCGCTCGAGGAGTTCTTCGCGGATCACCCGGAAAAGACCCTCTGTACCGAACTGATCGGGCCCGAGACGCCCTACACGACCCACGACTACGAGGGCGTCGGCTCCCACGAGTTCCGGGTGTTCGACGTCCGCGTCCGCGAGTCCGGCGACCCCCTCGCCGTGGCCGATCGGCGGTCGCTCTGTGCGGAGTACGGGTTCAGCCAACCGCGCCAGTTCGGACGGGCGGAGCCGTCGGCCGCGGTCGAAACGGTCGGCGATGCGATCGACGATCTCGAGACAGCGGGTCGGGAGGGCGTCGTGATGAAATCCGGCGACGGCGAGTCGATGGTCAAGTACACGACGGCGTCCCAGCACCGCGAGGAACTCGCCTACGCGTTCTCGCTGCCGTTCGAGCACGGCCGCGACTTCGTCTTCTCCCGAATCGTTCGAGACGCGTTTCAGGCGGCCGAGTTCGACGAGGACGACGATCGCCTCCGGGAGCGAGCACACGATCTCGGCGAGTCGATCCTCGAGCCGATGGTCTCGACCATTCGGGACGTGGCAGACGGCAAGACGATCGGCGAACGGCACACGGTCAGGGGCGATCCCGACGCGATCGACGCGCTCCTCGAGCACCTCCGCGAGCAGTCGCTCACCATCGACCTCGAGTCGGATCGGCTCGAGGACGGCGAGCGGGTCATCGAGTTCGTGAAAGTCGCAGAGTCGAGCCGGGATCGGATCCGGTACTATCTGGACGGCGGCACGCGGGACGAGTAA
- a CDS encoding DUF5827 family protein: MPVSKSEFEELPPCDFYTPAELFEDDQMYTVYEIARMLQGVEPDAELDPETEDILLDWAIPWVMTNADDLVVAEPRDEDEPGYYGLKE; this comes from the coding sequence ATGCCCGTCTCGAAATCGGAGTTCGAGGAGCTGCCGCCGTGTGACTTCTATACGCCGGCGGAACTGTTCGAGGACGACCAGATGTACACTGTCTACGAGATCGCCCGCATGCTGCAGGGCGTCGAGCCCGACGCCGAACTCGACCCCGAGACCGAGGACATCCTGCTCGACTGGGCGATCCCGTGGGTCATGACCAACGCGGACGACCTCGTGGTCGCCGAGCCACGAGACGAGGATGAACCCGGCTACTACGGCCTGAAAGAATGA
- a CDS encoding ATPase, protein MILLVVGADRVDAGKTTFSAGLLERTGGVGYKPRAGNDFWFDHDDCRRALADGRLYGKDAARLSAADGRDRPPERLNPVHRLWRPAPGGDSGLLGRADREFLVDRVGRDGDDPLFVRNATAEIPDAVAEALPLEDAIPVETVDEFNDLARQRYVPAFERLAADIESEDVAVVESYSDIARPLEALDPSSVAAVAAVEPGRVRTYAGDRYCRACEIASSSPRDGAVEKRVGDALDYLDPLERVSLPALGEDARTDPVRIADAYADAYDAVLDAAARR, encoded by the coding sequence ATGATCCTCCTCGTGGTCGGTGCCGACCGCGTCGACGCCGGCAAGACCACGTTTTCGGCCGGCCTGCTCGAGCGAACCGGGGGCGTCGGCTACAAACCCCGCGCCGGCAACGACTTCTGGTTCGATCACGACGACTGCCGGCGAGCGCTCGCCGACGGTCGACTGTACGGCAAGGACGCGGCCCGGCTCTCGGCGGCGGACGGCCGCGACCGCCCGCCCGAGCGACTCAATCCCGTCCACCGGCTGTGGCGGCCCGCCCCCGGCGGCGACAGCGGGCTGCTCGGACGCGCCGACAGGGAGTTCCTCGTCGACCGCGTCGGTCGCGACGGCGACGACCCGCTGTTCGTCCGCAACGCGACCGCCGAGATACCGGACGCGGTCGCCGAGGCGCTCCCGCTCGAGGACGCGATTCCCGTCGAGACCGTCGACGAGTTCAACGACCTCGCTCGGCAGCGGTACGTCCCCGCCTTCGAGCGACTGGCCGCCGACATCGAGTCGGAAGACGTCGCCGTCGTCGAGTCCTACAGCGACATCGCGCGGCCGCTCGAGGCGCTCGATCCGTCCTCGGTCGCCGCGGTCGCGGCCGTCGAACCCGGCCGCGTGCGGACCTACGCCGGCGACCGCTACTGTCGCGCCTGCGAGATCGCGAGTTCGAGCCCCAGAGACGGGGCCGTCGAGAAGCGCGTCGGCGACGCCCTCGACTACCTCGATCCGCTCGAGCGGGTGTCGCTTCCGGCCCTCGGCGAGGACGCCCGGACCGACCCCGTGCGGATCGCGGACGCGTACGCCGACGCCTACGACGCGGTCCTCGACGCCGCCGCACGGCGCTAA
- a CDS encoding MBL fold metallo-hydrolase, whose translation MITNLAGNVQAFTSNVFLVTGDRPVLVDTGANFDVVDAVRSEVDDLEAVILTHTHRDHVGNLEAVKDAFGVDAWGYDASIEGVDHAIADEETVRLGDHEYVALHTPGHKDDHLCFYSEAAGVLFAGDLIFQNGSFGRTDLEEGDRATLIESIDRVLERIDPELAAMHTGHGSSVTREPYDHVELSAQMARQS comes from the coding sequence ATGATCACTAATCTCGCGGGGAACGTGCAAGCGTTTACCAGCAACGTCTTTCTGGTGACCGGCGACCGGCCCGTACTCGTCGATACCGGGGCGAACTTCGACGTCGTCGACGCCGTCCGTTCCGAGGTCGACGACCTCGAGGCGGTGATCCTCACGCACACGCATCGTGACCACGTCGGCAATCTCGAGGCGGTCAAAGACGCCTTCGGTGTCGACGCGTGGGGGTACGACGCCTCGATCGAGGGCGTCGATCACGCCATCGCCGACGAGGAGACAGTCCGGTTGGGCGACCACGAGTATGTCGCGCTTCACACGCCCGGCCACAAGGACGACCACCTCTGTTTCTACTCCGAGGCGGCGGGGGTCCTGTTCGCGGGCGATCTGATCTTCCAGAACGGGAGCTTCGGCCGCACCGATCTCGAGGAGGGCGATCGAGCGACCCTGATCGAGAGCATCGATCGGGTACTCGAGCGGATCGATCCAGAACTCGCGGCAATGCACACCGGCCACGGGTCGAGCGTGACGAGGGAGCCCTACGATCACGTCGAACTCTCGGCACAGATGGCGCGCCAGTCCTGA
- a CDS encoding metal-dependent hydrolase: MMLPTHALLGLAIAAPFVVFAPELAPAALIGGFLGGVLPDLDLYAGHRRTLHYPTLYVVASVPIAIAAALIAAPWLVTAAFLLVGAALHCRMDRYGGGLELRPWEGTSDRAVYDHVRRRWRAPKRWVRYDGAPEDLLLAALAGVPLWILLDGPFRWLVGAALLVGGLYVLFRRRLANAAPVVFDAVPEPVDDYVPNRYKQ; encoded by the coding sequence ATGATGCTCCCGACACACGCGCTGCTGGGGCTGGCCATCGCAGCGCCGTTCGTCGTCTTCGCCCCGGAACTCGCACCGGCGGCGCTCATCGGGGGGTTCCTCGGCGGCGTCCTCCCGGATCTCGATCTCTACGCGGGACATCGGCGAACGCTCCACTATCCGACGCTGTACGTGGTCGCTTCCGTCCCGATCGCGATCGCGGCAGCGCTCATTGCAGCTCCGTGGCTCGTCACCGCCGCGTTCCTGCTCGTCGGGGCCGCCCTCCACTGTCGGATGGACCGCTACGGCGGCGGCCTCGAACTCCGGCCGTGGGAGGGGACCTCCGACCGAGCGGTCTACGACCACGTGCGACGCCGCTGGCGAGCCCCGAAGCGCTGGGTTCGGTACGACGGCGCGCCGGAGGACCTACTGCTCGCGGCGCTCGCCGGCGTCCCGCTGTGGATACTTCTCGACGGGCCGTTCCGATGGCTCGTCGGTGCCGCCCTGCTGGTCGGCGGGCTGTACGTCCTCTTTCGCCGGCGGCTCGCGAACGCCGCGCCGGTCGTCTTCGACGCCGTCCCCGAGCCCGTCGACGACTACGTCCCGAACCGGTACAAGCAATAG
- a CDS encoding sulfurtransferase TusA family protein, with amino-acid sequence MTEVEIPETAPDVDPDLTVDNRGRGCASGIARVQRALEDLENGSILRVRSTDRRAKREYSQLAAQTDHELLAIETNRRKLLRKEYTTYLEIHRS; translated from the coding sequence ATGACTGAGGTCGAGATTCCCGAAACGGCCCCCGATGTCGATCCCGACCTGACGGTCGACAACCGGGGACGGGGCTGTGCGAGCGGCATCGCTCGCGTCCAGCGCGCGCTCGAGGACCTCGAGAACGGGTCGATACTTCGCGTTCGGAGTACGGATCGACGGGCGAAACGGGAGTACTCGCAGCTGGCGGCACAGACCGACCACGAACTGCTGGCGATCGAAACGAATCGGCGCAAACTGCTCCGAAAAGAGTACACGACGTACCTCGAGATACACCGCTCCTGA
- a CDS encoding MaoC family dehydratase — MRYYEDIEVGKTYEFGEYHVTKEEILEFAEQYDPQPFHTDEAAAEDSAFGELVASGWHTAAMCMRMLVDGPMQDRAGMGARGVDELRWNRPVRPGDTLSIRTEVVDKRVSESDPERGYVDSRLEGVTQDGDVVISWIGLGMIARRNPGDD, encoded by the coding sequence ATGCGGTACTACGAGGATATCGAGGTCGGCAAAACCTACGAATTCGGCGAATATCACGTCACGAAAGAGGAGATCCTCGAGTTTGCAGAACAGTACGATCCCCAGCCGTTTCACACCGACGAGGCAGCCGCCGAGGACTCGGCGTTCGGCGAACTGGTCGCCTCGGGCTGGCACACCGCCGCGATGTGTATGCGGATGCTCGTCGACGGCCCGATGCAAGACCGGGCCGGCATGGGTGCCCGCGGCGTCGACGAACTCCGGTGGAACCGGCCCGTCAGGCCCGGCGACACGCTCTCGATCCGCACCGAGGTCGTCGACAAGCGCGTCTCCGAGAGCGACCCCGAACGCGGCTACGTCGATAGCCGCCTCGAGGGAGTCACACAGGACGGGGATGTCGTCATCTCGTGGATCGGACTCGGCATGATCGCACGCCGAAATCCGGGAGACGACTGA
- a CDS encoding NAD-dependent epimerase/dehydratase family protein, producing MTLEEQTVLVTGGAGFIGSNLANHLAETNDVTVVDDCYLGTPANLSDEVEFVDASVLDDDLPTDVDVVFHLAALSSYAMHEEDPTTGARVNVEGFVNVVEQAREEGCETVVYASTSSIYGSRTEPSPEEMDVSVNTGYEASKLARERYGEYFSNHYDMSMAGMRFFSVYQGYGGAEEHKGEYANVIAQFADDIANGESPVLYGDGTQTRDFTHVSDIVRGLESAGAAELDGIYNLGTGDAYDFNTVVEMLNDELGTEVEPEYVENPIPDSVYVHDTCADASKIREEVGWEPRIDFEEGIRRVCAQYTDE from the coding sequence ATGACTCTCGAGGAGCAGACCGTTCTCGTCACCGGCGGCGCAGGGTTTATCGGCTCGAATCTGGCGAATCACCTCGCCGAGACGAACGACGTGACCGTCGTCGACGACTGTTATCTGGGCACGCCGGCGAACCTGTCCGACGAGGTCGAGTTCGTCGACGCGAGCGTTCTGGACGACGACCTGCCGACGGACGTCGACGTGGTGTTTCACTTGGCGGCGCTGTCCTCGTACGCGATGCACGAGGAGGATCCGACGACGGGTGCCAGAGTGAACGTCGAGGGGTTCGTCAACGTGGTCGAGCAGGCCCGGGAGGAGGGTTGTGAGACGGTCGTCTACGCCTCGACGTCGTCGATCTACGGCAGCCGCACCGAGCCGTCGCCCGAGGAGATGGACGTCAGCGTCAACACGGGCTACGAAGCCTCGAAACTGGCGCGTGAGCGCTACGGGGAGTACTTCTCGAACCACTACGACATGTCGATGGCCGGAATGCGATTTTTCTCGGTCTATCAGGGCTACGGCGGGGCCGAGGAGCACAAAGGCGAGTACGCCAACGTGATCGCGCAGTTCGCCGACGACATCGCCAACGGCGAGTCGCCCGTGCTCTACGGCGACGGCACCCAGACGCGGGACTTCACCCACGTCTCCGATATCGTCCGCGGCCTCGAGTCCGCCGGTGCGGCGGAACTCGACGGCATCTACAATCTCGGGACCGGCGACGCCTACGATTTCAACACGGTCGTCGAGATGCTCAACGACGAACTGGGGACCGAGGTGGAACCGGAGTACGTCGAGAACCCGATCCCGGATTCGGTCTACGTCCACGATACCTGTGCCGACGCCTCGAAGATTCGCGAGGAAGTCGGCTGGGAGCCCCGGATCGATTTCGAGGAGGGGATTCGCCGCGTCTGTGCGCAGTACACCGACGAATAA